Proteins encoded within one genomic window of Enterococcus haemoperoxidus ATCC BAA-382:
- a CDS encoding tyrosine-type recombinase/integrase — translation MARKGENIYKRKDGRWEGRYIKGRKANGLIHYGYVYGQTYTEVKKKLTIKKATMFSAQDQSEQFYGSLNNWLDYWLEKIISTKVKPGTFDSYKSKLDCHVRPLIGEIRLSDLTVEHINKFIENTQKKISINSLHSVFRVLKTSLRYAQKLHFVKSSVYENVELPKGKKPKIATISQFEHKLLIREAKRSSNGLAMLMSLETGMRIGEIAGLKWEDIDFENRVLSIKRTLQRVKTYTESSDKTQIIEEKPKSENSERVIPLSSDLLEQLLSKKELSKSAYVVSKTQGFTEPRTIRYQFKRLLQKVKLADYSFHALRHSFATRCLEKGVNIAVISSLLGHASTKMTLDIYTNSNLTEERIAVEAVAAI, via the coding sequence TTGGCTAGAAAAGGTGAAAATATTTATAAAAGAAAAGATGGTCGTTGGGAGGGGCGATATATTAAGGGAAGAAAAGCGAATGGGCTTATCCATTATGGTTATGTTTATGGTCAAACGTATACAGAGGTGAAGAAAAAATTGACAATAAAAAAAGCAACGATGTTCAGTGCTCAAGACCAGTCAGAACAGTTTTACGGAAGTCTCAACAATTGGTTAGATTATTGGTTAGAGAAAATAATCAGTACAAAAGTGAAACCAGGAACATTTGATAGTTATAAAAGCAAATTAGACTGTCATGTTCGTCCCTTAATTGGGGAGATAAGACTGAGTGACTTAACAGTTGAACATATCAATAAATTTATTGAGAATACGCAGAAAAAGATATCAATCAATTCACTTCATTCTGTTTTTAGAGTATTAAAAACATCTTTAAGATATGCACAAAAACTACATTTTGTGAAAAGCTCAGTTTATGAAAATGTTGAGCTTCCAAAAGGAAAGAAACCTAAAATTGCAACTATTTCACAATTTGAACACAAACTTTTGATAAGAGAAGCAAAAAGATCTTCTAACGGTCTAGCAATGTTGATGTCATTAGAAACAGGTATGAGAATTGGCGAAATTGCTGGCTTGAAATGGGAAGATATCGACTTTGAAAACAGAGTGCTATCAATCAAGCGTACCCTTCAGAGAGTAAAAACTTATACCGAAAGTAGCGATAAGACGCAAATTATCGAAGAAAAACCAAAATCAGAAAATTCAGAGCGAGTGATACCTTTATCATCTGATTTATTAGAGCAACTATTGAGTAAGAAAGAATTGAGCAAGAGTGCTTATGTTGTTTCTAAAACTCAAGGGTTTACAGAACCACGCACGATTCGCTATCAATTTAAACGGTTGTTGCAAAAGGTTAAATTAGCAGATTATTCATTTCATGCCTTGAGACATTCGTTTGCTACTCGTTGCTTAGAAAAAGGGGTAAATATTGCTGTAATCAGTTCTTTATTGGGACATGCATCAACCAAAATGACACTTGATATTTATACAAATTCCAACTTAACAGAAGAAAGAATTGCGGTGGAAGCAGTTGCTGCTATCTAG
- a CDS encoding LssY C-terminal domain-containing protein: MKKQALLNTIFRVVRFIFIAIIGYLVYKALFSEILTRKIHIFLYIILWLFSSYLVLPFINKLMTGRYLPDYFIGRSRTGDGLLGDPINLAFIGSQEELNQLFIKAGWTIAEPLSIKSSLHMIIASVLGKSYPKAPVSSLFLFNKKQDIAFEREIDNNPRRRHHVRFWKTPEDWYLPGGRNADWLGAATYDKKVGFSFFTGQITHKINSDVDQERDFVLGMLKRSNQSVSIEIVEHFTTSYHGRNGGGDEIFTDGALPFIKLDK, translated from the coding sequence ATGAAAAAGCAGGCGTTGTTAAACACCATTTTTAGAGTAGTTCGCTTTATTTTTATCGCTATTATCGGTTACTTAGTTTATAAGGCCTTATTTTCAGAGATCTTAACAAGAAAAATCCATATCTTTCTTTATATCATTTTATGGCTATTTAGTTCCTATCTGGTACTTCCTTTTATTAATAAATTAATGACAGGACGCTATTTGCCAGATTATTTTATCGGACGCTCGAGAACAGGGGATGGTTTACTTGGCGATCCAATCAATCTTGCTTTTATTGGATCGCAAGAAGAATTAAACCAACTTTTTATAAAAGCTGGTTGGACAATAGCGGAGCCATTATCAATAAAATCTAGTCTGCATATGATCATTGCGAGTGTTTTAGGTAAGTCCTATCCTAAAGCACCAGTCAGTTCATTATTTCTATTTAATAAGAAGCAAGACATAGCATTTGAGCGAGAGATAGACAACAATCCAAGAAGAAGACATCATGTTCGCTTTTGGAAAACACCAGAAGATTGGTATTTACCAGGAGGAAGGAATGCCGATTGGCTAGGTGCAGCAACCTATGATAAAAAAGTTGGTTTTTCATTTTTTACAGGACAAATCACACATAAAATCAATTCAGATGTCGATCAAGAGAGAGACTTTGTTTTAGGTATGCTTAAACGGTCAAATCAATCTGTTTCTATTGAAATAGTTGAACACTTCACTACGAGTTATCATGGACGTAACGGTGGTGGTGACGAAATCTTCACTGATGGTGCATTGCCGTTTATTAAATTAGATAAATAA
- a CDS encoding LysM peptidoglycan-binding domain-containing protein: MKSLKTILLATTLTAGFGIFMGTTDAHADSLYTVKSGDTLSTISHQFNGDNSLIDLIAKDNNILNVNMIFEGEELVIRTDEEATQAPAKQQAPVAAPVQETQVEEAPVAESAPVASTVAADSSSAKEWIAQKESSGSYGATNGKYIGRYQLDASYLNGDYSEANQERVADSYVAGRYGSWEAAQSFWMANGWY, encoded by the coding sequence ATGAAATCACTTAAAACGATTTTATTAGCAACAACTTTGACTGCAGGATTTGGAATTTTTATGGGAACGACTGACGCGCATGCTGATAGCTTATATACAGTAAAATCAGGAGATACATTATCTACTATCTCTCATCAATTTAATGGAGACAATAGCTTAATCGATTTAATCGCAAAAGATAACAATATCCTTAATGTAAATATGATCTTCGAAGGTGAAGAATTAGTAATTCGTACAGATGAAGAAGCGACTCAAGCACCAGCTAAACAACAAGCGCCAGTAGCCGCACCTGTACAAGAAACGCAAGTAGAAGAAGCACCAGTTGCAGAATCGGCACCTGTAGCATCAACAGTTGCAGCAGATAGCTCTTCTGCAAAAGAATGGATTGCGCAAAAAGAATCAAGTGGTTCTTATGGTGCAACAAATGGTAAATATATCGGTAGATATCAATTAGATGCTTCTTACTTAAATGGTGACTATTCTGAAGCCAATCAGGAACGTGTAGCGGATAGTTATGTAGCTGGACGTTACGGGTCATGGGAAGCAGCACAATCTTTCTGGATGGCTAACGGCTGGTATTAA
- a CDS encoding glucosaminidase domain-containing protein: MKKRNLNSKKLRLLSVGLLTSSAVLSVTDVQPIVAKEINNQATSGSEEQESVAILSSTKEHETTESTVEGIETSSSTENSAMSSTEESTEETSSDSTSSSDDTSSTSDTNDSTSTSDSSTSTTTSSTSTTSSTSTTSTTTSSSTTPSKPKPSKPKPSKPKPKPVPNNPTPPVQGPTQRPSVATPQPSRPNSGSTVGTTTGNNSGGSDQVFHISPNLTTKSFVKVIGEDARSIAGENNLYASVMIAQAILESASGNSALASAPNYNLFGIKGSYEGSSANFLTSEDNGSGGMFTIRSNFRKYPSYKESLGDYVKLLRGGTDASSSFYSGTWKTNTKSYKDATKFLTGRYATDTSYNSKLNGLIDAYDLTQYDTLKDKKKTKKAKKITLNTSFDKLEKKNDQKDQNIEYLTHVVKKGESLKSISELYNISTLAILEKNQLDRRMLFIGQKLSVPKQEDKVTTLVKEDAVDRSLDMVQKLSNAFTGQATTQSAVKKETKTTATKKKTTVKKDTKDYQVSATRKKTKETYEVKKGDTLASISKKTGISVWSLKEWNDLDQYFLTEGQQLILAPVYDLQS, encoded by the coding sequence ATGAAAAAAAGAAATCTAAACAGTAAAAAGTTACGATTATTAAGTGTAGGGTTGCTTACTTCAAGTGCTGTCCTTTCTGTTACCGATGTTCAACCAATTGTTGCTAAAGAAATTAACAATCAAGCAACCTCAGGCTCCGAAGAACAAGAAAGTGTAGCAATTTTATCTTCAACTAAGGAACATGAAACAACAGAAAGTACAGTAGAAGGAATCGAAACTAGCTCTTCTACCGAAAATAGTGCGATGTCTTCAACTGAAGAATCGACTGAAGAGACAAGCAGTGATTCGACAAGTTCGTCAGATGATACAAGTTCTACGTCAGACACGAATGATTCAACGAGTACATCAGATTCAAGTACATCGACAACAACGTCAAGTACTAGTACAACAAGCAGTACTAGTACAACAAGTACGACGACGAGTTCATCAACAACTCCGTCAAAACCAAAACCAAGCAAGCCGAAACCGAGTAAACCAAAACCGAAACCAGTACCAAACAATCCAACACCACCCGTTCAAGGACCAACCCAACGGCCGAGTGTAGCAACTCCGCAACCAAGCAGACCAAATTCCGGATCTACTGTTGGAACGACAACTGGGAACAATAGTGGCGGCTCAGATCAGGTATTCCATATAAGTCCTAATCTGACAACAAAAAGTTTTGTTAAAGTAATTGGTGAGGATGCTCGCTCAATCGCTGGTGAGAATAATTTATATGCATCAGTGATGATTGCCCAAGCAATTTTAGAAAGTGCTTCTGGAAACAGTGCACTAGCTTCTGCACCAAATTACAATTTGTTTGGTATCAAGGGGAGTTATGAAGGTTCAAGTGCTAATTTTCTAACTAGTGAAGACAATGGTTCTGGTGGTATGTTTACGATTCGTTCTAATTTTAGAAAGTATCCATCATACAAAGAATCTTTAGGCGATTATGTGAAGCTTCTTCGCGGTGGAACTGATGCAAGCAGTAGTTTTTATAGTGGTACATGGAAAACGAACACAAAATCATATAAAGATGCAACGAAGTTTTTAACAGGGCGTTATGCGACAGATACTAGCTATAATTCAAAATTGAATGGCTTGATTGATGCGTATGATTTAACGCAATATGATACATTAAAAGACAAAAAGAAAACTAAAAAAGCTAAGAAAATTACATTAAACACGTCTTTTGATAAGTTAGAGAAGAAAAATGATCAAAAAGATCAAAATATTGAATACCTTACGCATGTTGTAAAAAAAGGTGAATCACTTAAATCAATTAGTGAGCTATATAATATTTCTACACTAGCAATTCTAGAAAAAAATCAATTAGACCGACGTATGTTATTTATTGGTCAGAAATTAAGTGTTCCTAAACAAGAAGACAAAGTTACAACTCTAGTAAAAGAAGATGCAGTAGACCGTTCATTGGATATGGTTCAAAAATTATCGAATGCATTCACAGGTCAAGCTACAACACAGTCGGCTGTTAAAAAAGAAACAAAAACAACAGCAACTAAAAAGAAAACAACAGTTAAAAAAGATACAAAAGATTATCAAGTAAGTGCAACTCGTAAGAAAACAAAAGAAACCTATGAGGTGAAAAAAGGCGATACTTTAGCTAGTATTTCTAAAAAAACTGGTATTTCAGTTTGGTCGTTAAAAGAGTGGAACGACTTAGACCAATATTTCTTAACAGAAGGACAGCAGCTTATTTTAGCGCCAGTTTATGATCTTCAATCGTAG
- a CDS encoding heavy metal translocating P-type ATPase, translating into METTKEHNHSCSNEKGHGHEHDHSHGKSPVILFFTGLAIFIVAFFIGEGSLLQNILFVSAMLLSGYHIILEGIVDTINESKEQRKFVPNVHILMTLAAFGATIIGNYEEGALLIIIFAAAHFLEEYAEGRSKREITNLLKMNPTEARLIQADGSVKIVDVATLKIGDKLQVLNGDQIATDGVILTGRTSIDESSINGESIPREKTIGDEVFGSTINGSGTFTMEVTKDSSDTVFAKILQLVNQSQSNLSKTATKIQKIEPYYVTGVLILVPIFIAAGPFIFNWSWNESFYRGMVFLISASPCALAASAVPATLSGISNLAKRGVLFKGGSYLANLATIKSVAFDKTGTLTKGKPSVTDFYFLTDSAQLTEQACIDLIVAMEKTANHPLANAILDKFKAKTELTLTVENEVGKGLVTEYLGDTYQIGKPELFSLVKPQINAHNEQYAKEGKTVVYFAKNNEVIGLIAMMDVPNENAKTVISYLKSQGIHTTMITGDAELTGQAVGRQIGIDEVVGNVMPENKAAIIKDQQARFGNVAMLGDGVNDAPALVTADIGVAMGEGTDIAIDVADAVLMQNDLTKFSYAHKISKRLDRVVWQNIIFSMFIVVLLITMNILGKMDITIGVIAHEGSTLLVILNGLRLLISSKE; encoded by the coding sequence ATGGAAACAACAAAAGAACATAATCACAGTTGCTCAAATGAGAAAGGACATGGTCATGAACACGATCATAGTCATGGGAAATCGCCAGTCATTTTATTTTTTACAGGGTTAGCTATTTTTATCGTGGCATTCTTTATCGGTGAAGGCTCTTTATTGCAGAATATTCTCTTTGTCAGTGCGATGTTATTATCCGGTTATCATATTATTTTAGAAGGTATTGTAGATACGATCAATGAATCAAAAGAGCAAAGAAAGTTTGTCCCAAATGTTCATATTTTGATGACTTTAGCCGCATTTGGTGCGACGATTATTGGAAATTATGAAGAAGGAGCTTTGCTGATTATCATTTTCGCAGCTGCTCATTTTCTTGAAGAGTATGCAGAAGGCCGTAGTAAAAGAGAAATTACCAATCTACTTAAAATGAATCCAACAGAAGCTCGTTTGATTCAAGCTGATGGTAGCGTGAAGATAGTTGATGTCGCTACATTAAAGATCGGCGACAAATTACAAGTGCTAAACGGCGACCAAATTGCAACTGATGGAGTTATTTTGACTGGAAGAACTTCAATTGATGAATCTTCTATTAATGGAGAAAGTATACCTAGAGAAAAAACAATCGGTGATGAAGTATTTGGTAGTACGATTAATGGTAGTGGTACATTTACAATGGAAGTTACAAAAGATAGCAGTGATACTGTCTTTGCCAAAATTCTTCAATTAGTTAATCAATCGCAATCAAACTTGTCAAAAACAGCTACGAAGATCCAAAAAATAGAACCTTATTACGTGACGGGTGTTTTGATTTTAGTACCAATTTTTATAGCAGCTGGACCATTTATATTTAATTGGTCATGGAATGAAAGCTTTTATCGAGGAATGGTATTTCTGATTTCTGCGTCACCCTGTGCTTTGGCTGCAAGCGCGGTACCAGCCACGTTATCAGGGATTTCAAATTTGGCTAAAAGAGGTGTTTTATTTAAAGGTGGTTCTTATCTAGCAAACTTAGCAACAATCAAGTCAGTCGCTTTTGATAAAACAGGTACATTGACTAAGGGAAAACCATCTGTGACCGATTTTTATTTTTTGACAGACTCAGCACAATTAACAGAACAAGCATGTATTGATTTAATTGTTGCAATGGAAAAAACAGCTAATCACCCGTTAGCTAATGCCATATTGGACAAATTTAAAGCAAAAACAGAATTGACCTTAACGGTAGAAAATGAAGTTGGTAAAGGGCTAGTGACAGAATATCTTGGCGATACGTATCAAATTGGTAAACCCGAATTATTCAGTTTAGTCAAGCCCCAGATCAACGCCCATAATGAACAATACGCAAAAGAAGGAAAAACCGTTGTTTATTTTGCGAAAAATAATGAAGTAATTGGTTTGATTGCAATGATGGATGTACCAAATGAAAATGCTAAAACTGTCATCTCTTATCTAAAATCGCAAGGCATCCATACAACGATGATCACTGGAGATGCAGAATTAACAGGGCAAGCAGTTGGCCGGCAAATCGGGATCGACGAAGTTGTTGGGAATGTAATGCCCGAAAACAAAGCTGCAATTATTAAAGATCAACAAGCACGTTTTGGCAATGTGGCAATGTTAGGAGATGGTGTCAATGATGCGCCAGCTTTAGTAACAGCGGATATTGGTGTCGCAATGGGAGAAGGGACAGACATCGCAATTGATGTAGCAGATGCTGTATTGATGCAGAATGATTTAACTAAATTCAGCTATGCCCATAAGATTTCTAAACGGTTGGATCGAGTTGTTTGGCAAAATATCATCTTTTCAATGTTTATCGTAGTTCTATTGATCACGATGAATATTCTTGGAAAAATGGATATCACGATTGGTGTTATCGCCCATGAAGGAAGCACATTGCTAGTTATTTTAAATGGATTACGTTTATTGATCTCATCTAAAGAGTAA
- a CDS encoding peptide ABC transporter substrate-binding protein yields MKKFFAISILALLVFVTGCNPAGKSESTESKKAVVHFTEPAELLTLDTTQEEDFTSFNAQNQVLEGLYQLNEKDEAIPAVAKELPEISEDKQTYTIALRDDAKWSNGDPVTAEDFLYAWRRAVTPETAPSYASLFVSSIKNADAIYQGKMKSDQLGVEAPDEHTLVIHLIKPIPYFTSLLTFETFFPINQTFAEKQGSDYGTSAKTTLYNGPFTLDGWEQNSDTWKYIKNPKYWDEKNVKVDEIQTTVVKSTSTAVNLYQTDELDRVVLDGEFSKQYKNDPDFQNQNDTKMGYLRFNQGQNKLLENVNLRKAISLAIDRDTFVKNILGDGSIAATGFIPKNFVQNPKTGEDFRKENGVQQTFDKTAAQTAFTQAKEELHKEAITLVYLTKDTDIEKKTAEYLANQIAEVLPDIKFEITTLPSNNLQQRYLSGDYDIAFGQWMPDFKDAITFLDMFASTSGLNHVNYKNPAYDRLIQAASDTDAADEEKRWSDLLQAEHLLLAEDYTIAPIYQQQTALLQKKNISGVVKHSFGSPYSFKYIQVEETE; encoded by the coding sequence ATGAAAAAGTTTTTTGCAATTAGTATATTGGCACTTTTAGTTTTTGTGACAGGTTGCAATCCGGCTGGAAAGTCAGAGTCGACTGAATCGAAAAAAGCAGTCGTTCATTTCACTGAGCCAGCAGAACTGCTAACCCTTGATACCACACAAGAAGAAGATTTCACTAGTTTCAATGCCCAAAATCAAGTCCTTGAAGGGCTTTACCAATTAAATGAAAAAGATGAAGCAATTCCAGCTGTAGCCAAAGAGCTACCAGAAATCAGCGAAGACAAACAAACGTATACGATTGCTTTAAGAGACGATGCAAAATGGTCAAATGGTGATCCAGTAACGGCTGAAGACTTTTTATATGCCTGGAGACGAGCCGTCACACCGGAAACAGCACCATCATATGCTAGTTTATTTGTTTCTTCAATCAAAAATGCAGATGCCATTTATCAAGGGAAAATGAAATCGGATCAACTTGGAGTAGAAGCGCCAGACGAGCATACGCTAGTGATCCATCTGATCAAACCAATTCCTTATTTTACGTCTTTATTGACATTTGAAACATTTTTCCCAATCAACCAAACGTTTGCTGAAAAACAAGGCAGCGACTACGGAACGTCAGCAAAAACAACTCTTTATAATGGGCCCTTTACTCTAGACGGTTGGGAACAAAATTCTGATACTTGGAAATACATCAAAAATCCAAAGTATTGGGACGAGAAAAATGTGAAGGTTGATGAAATTCAAACGACCGTTGTAAAATCAACCAGTACAGCCGTTAATTTATATCAAACGGATGAGTTAGATCGAGTTGTATTAGACGGAGAATTTTCTAAACAATATAAAAATGATCCAGATTTTCAAAACCAAAATGATACAAAAATGGGCTATCTCCGCTTTAATCAAGGCCAAAATAAATTATTGGAGAATGTCAATTTACGCAAAGCAATCTCTTTAGCAATCGATCGTGATACCTTTGTAAAAAACATTTTAGGAGACGGTTCTATTGCGGCAACTGGTTTTATTCCTAAAAACTTTGTTCAAAATCCAAAAACAGGGGAAGATTTCCGTAAAGAAAATGGTGTTCAGCAAACATTCGATAAAACAGCCGCACAAACAGCGTTTACACAAGCGAAAGAAGAGTTGCATAAAGAGGCGATCACATTAGTTTATCTAACGAAAGATACGGACATAGAGAAAAAAACAGCTGAATATTTAGCTAACCAAATCGCTGAAGTACTGCCAGACATCAAATTTGAAATCACCACATTACCAAGTAATAACCTGCAGCAACGCTATTTATCTGGTGATTATGATATCGCTTTTGGTCAATGGATGCCTGATTTTAAAGATGCGATTACATTTTTAGATATGTTTGCCTCAACTTCTGGTTTAAACCATGTCAATTACAAAAATCCAGCATATGATCGCTTGATTCAAGCTGCTTCTGATACAGATGCAGCAGATGAAGAAAAAAGATGGTCAGATCTATTGCAAGCAGAACATCTTTTATTAGCTGAAGATTACACAATTGCTCCAATTTATCAACAACAAACAGCCTTATTACAAAAGAAAAATATCAGTGGTGTAGTAAAACACAGTTTTGGTTCACCCTATAGTTTTAAATATATTCAAGTAGAAGAAACAGAATAA
- a CDS encoding OsmC family protein produces the protein MELISGEKGFELVHERGNWLLKKDIGFSPVELLVASIGACGAYVYEKILTNSHIDFTIEKVDISYERAEDKQAKPLSRVAINFSIHVSEEAQGKAERALKLIGKNCPVIQSLDPEIVVVENVIFV, from the coding sequence ATGGAATTAATTTCAGGGGAAAAAGGATTTGAATTGGTACATGAACGTGGTAACTGGTTACTAAAAAAAGATATCGGTTTTTCGCCAGTTGAACTGTTAGTTGCATCTATTGGTGCATGTGGAGCCTATGTTTATGAGAAAATATTAACGAATTCTCACATTGATTTTACTATTGAAAAGGTAGATATCTCTTATGAACGAGCAGAAGATAAACAAGCGAAACCTTTAAGCCGTGTTGCAATTAATTTTTCGATCCACGTGTCAGAAGAAGCACAAGGAAAAGCTGAGCGTGCATTAAAACTGATTGGCAAAAATTGTCCAGTCATACAATCGTTAGATCCAGAAATAGTGGTTGTTGAAAATGTGATTTTTGTTTAG
- a CDS encoding metallophosphoesterase: MKKKIGLSLLSIIVVVVAIVYFGKEKEHNEEMLLKKEAIEFWVVSDPHYIDKSLTDSGLAFKKIKETAAGKELDYQKESWQAFINKAIEQKPDMLIITGDLTLNGEKISAEKLAELLKQLTNEGINVFVIPGNHDVNDGWARKFVGDKQEKIDPISIADFKEIFADFGYQNATNYDKNSLSYSVAVNPQYHFLFLDSNIYPEDNQPKTSPTTGGTIRGKTMKWIKKQLEKAKHEKKKTLVFMHHNIYAHNKLLSSGFVLNNANEFKQVLAEYQVPIVFSGHIHAQDIMTETTDDHPLTEIVSSSFSIAPQAYGVVKLKGNSFEYQKKTNTHSVSNLENYPQYIKELFINDGMRLGYSQLIDAGLSDSKKLDVAAEFVGQVNYRFFSGDDFITDKEVEKIKAEAGYRIISENSKFLKEYIDSIIQDKNQEDNQLKKNFD, translated from the coding sequence ATGAAAAAGAAAATTGGGTTAAGTTTACTCAGCATAATAGTTGTCGTAGTGGCAATTGTTTATTTTGGTAAAGAGAAAGAGCATAATGAGGAGATGCTATTAAAAAAAGAAGCCATTGAATTTTGGGTGGTCAGTGATCCTCATTATATTGATAAAAGTTTAACTGATTCGGGTTTAGCCTTCAAAAAAATCAAAGAGACAGCAGCTGGAAAAGAACTTGATTATCAAAAAGAAAGTTGGCAGGCTTTTATTAACAAAGCCATCGAGCAAAAACCGGATATGTTGATCATTACAGGTGATTTAACGTTAAATGGAGAAAAAATCAGTGCGGAAAAGCTGGCTGAATTACTGAAACAACTAACAAACGAAGGCATCAATGTTTTTGTGATTCCAGGAAATCATGATGTCAACGATGGTTGGGCCAGAAAATTTGTTGGTGACAAGCAGGAAAAAATTGATCCGATTTCAATTGCTGATTTTAAAGAAATTTTTGCTGATTTTGGGTATCAAAATGCCACAAACTACGACAAAAATTCATTAAGCTATTCAGTCGCAGTCAATCCACAGTATCATTTTCTTTTTCTAGATTCCAATATATATCCCGAGGACAATCAACCCAAAACAAGTCCCACAACAGGTGGAACGATTCGCGGTAAAACAATGAAATGGATCAAAAAACAATTAGAAAAAGCCAAGCATGAAAAGAAAAAAACGCTCGTTTTCATGCATCATAATATATATGCCCACAACAAACTATTATCAAGCGGTTTTGTTCTTAATAATGCGAACGAATTCAAGCAAGTTTTAGCAGAATACCAAGTACCGATCGTTTTTTCAGGTCATATTCATGCGCAAGATATCATGACAGAAACAACGGATGACCATCCGCTAACTGAAATTGTGTCTAGTTCTTTTTCGATTGCACCTCAAGCTTACGGCGTAGTGAAACTAAAGGGGAATTCATTTGAGTATCAAAAAAAAACAAATACGCATTCAGTTTCCAACTTAGAAAATTATCCGCAATACATCAAAGAACTTTTTATTAACGATGGAATGAGATTAGGGTACAGTCAATTGATTGATGCAGGATTATCTGATAGCAAAAAATTGGATGTCGCCGCTGAATTTGTAGGACAGGTAAATTATCGCTTTTTCTCTGGGGATGATTTTATTACGGATAAAGAAGTGGAGAAAATCAAAGCAGAAGCTGGTTATCGAATTATTTCTGAGAATAGCAAATTTTTAAAAGAATACATTGATTCGATTATTCAAGATAAAAATCAAGAAGATAATCAATTGAAAAAGAATTTTGACTAA